One Aphelocoma coerulescens isolate FSJ_1873_10779 chromosome 5, UR_Acoe_1.0, whole genome shotgun sequence DNA segment encodes these proteins:
- the LOC138111123 gene encoding mas-related G-protein coupled receptor member H-like: MEENSTTNLTLNDIVYGFVDLEEYVSAQCSSFPYTLIAFASVCLGISLCGLAGNGVVVWFLGFHTKQSPFTIYILNLAVADFSLLLLFLLLILAFLTLAAFCTSLFHLAPLYVDFVFAVELLCHLFDLSSLGLLAALSVERCVSVLCPIWYRCHRPRHLSGIVSGALWALAGVLVSSLYLTFAEDSETVLAGVVLVISLILSFVMVVSNLFLFHKLHCSSRRRKPGKLFVAILLNVLLFFAFGISSCMEVFLNLPDSSELFPEYTSFLLALLDCSLNPVIYVLVGSWRRRRFQRSVKVALRRVFEEKTGSDEGSHGPGDTVEEVTAL, translated from the coding sequence ATGGAGGAGAACAGCACAACAAACCTCACCCTGAATGATATAGTTTATGGATTTGTGGACTTGGAGGAATATGTCTCAGCCCAATGCTCGAGCTTTCCCTACACGCTGATTGCCTTTGCCAGTGTGTGCCTGGGGATTTCCCTCTGTGGGCTGGCAGGGAATGGGGTGGTTGTGTGGTTCCTGGGCTTCCACACGAAGCAGAGCCCTTTCACCATCTACATCCTAAATCTGGCTGTTGCCGActtctccctgctcctcctgtttCTCCTGCTTATATTGGCTTTTCTGACCTTAGCAGCATTTTGCACGTCTTTGTTTCATCTTGCTCCTCTCTACGTAGATTTTGTGTTTGCAGTGGAACTCCTGTGCCACCTGTTTGacctgagcagcctggggctgctggcagcCCTCAGCGTGGAGCGCTGTGTCTCCGTCCTCTGCCCCATCTGGTACCGCTGCCACCGCCCCCGGCACCTCTCGGGCATCGTCAGCGGGGCCCTCTGGGCTCTCGCCGGGGTGTTGGTGTCTTCCCTCTACCTCACTTTTGCTGAAGACTCTGAGACCGTCCTTGCAGGTGTAGTCCTTGTGATTTCCCTGATTTTGTCCTTCGTGATGGTGGTTTCCAATTTGTTCCTGTTTCACAAGCTGCACTGCAGCTCCCGGAGGCGGAAGCCAGGGAAGCTCTTTGTTGCCATCCTGCTCAACGTGCTGCTCTTCTTCGCCTTTGGCATCTCTTCCTGCATGGAGGTTTTCCTCAATCTTCCTGATTCCAGTGAGTTATTCCCAGAATACACCTCTTTCCTGCTGGCATTGCTGGACTGCAGCCTCAACCCGGTGATTTACGTGCTGGTGGGGAGCTGGCGGCGGCGCCGCTTCCAGCGCTCGGTCAAAGTCGCTCTGCGGAGGGTGTTTGAGGAGAAAACGGGGAGTGACGAGGGCAGCCACGgccctggggacactgtggaGGAGGTGACAGCTCTGTGA
- the LOC138111125 gene encoding proto-oncogene Mas-like has protein sequence MRPSTTPVLLLATTIQAPGTNQSGAVGQPQPSYTVLKFMESFCLLSAACGMVGNGLVLWYLGFRIRRNHFTVYILNLAAADFGYLLCIAVETVQYLMQFNVGVQFGIFLFLDLFMYGTGLYLLTAISIERCLSVLSPIWCRTHRPKHLSAVVSGLLWALSLLLNTLGYVLCTARPSPRVCQRLLITIGALDFLVCTPLMLLFSLTLFLRVKCSSQPFQTGRLFTVIMLTILLFLIFAVPLSILILLDFLGHKFLYSPEIGFVLSCVNSTLNPVIYFLVGSYRDRKFRLTLRLAFQRAFQDSADDRDERETRDTITMSS, from the coding sequence ATGAGACCCTCAACCACACCAGTCCTCCTTCTGGCTACAACCATCCAGGCTCCTGGGACCAACCAGAGCGGGGCTGTGGGACAACCACAGCCATCCTACACTGTCCTCAAGTTCATGGAGAGCTTCTGCCTGCTGAGTGCTGCCTGTGGGATGGTGGGGAACGGCCTGGTCCTGTGGTACCTGGGCTTCCGCATCCGCAGGAACCACTTCACCGTCTACATCCTGAACCTGGCGGCCGCCGACTTTGGGTACCTGCTGTGCATCGCCGTGGAGACCGTGCAGTACCTGATGCAGTTCAACGTGGGGGTGCAGTTTGGGATATTCCTCTTCCTGGATCTCTTCATGTACGGCACGGGCCTGTACCTGCTGACGGCCATCAGCATTGAGCGCTGCCTGTCCGTGCTCTCCCCCATCTGGTGCCGGACACACCGCCCAAAGCACCTGTCTGCCGTGGTGTCCGGCCTGCTCTGGgcgctgtccctgctcctgaaCACTCTGGGATATGTTCTGTGCACTGCCCGCCCCTCTCCCAGAGTCTGCCAGCGCCTGCTCATCACCATCGGAGCCTTGGACTTCCTCGTCTGCACCCCCCTCATGCTGCTCTTCAGCCTCACCCTCTTCCTCAGGGTCAagtgcagctcccagcccttccaaaCGGGCCGGCTCTTCACCGTCATCATGCTCaccatcctcctcttcctcattttTGCCGTGCCCCTCagcatcctcatcctcctggaCTTCCTGGGCCACAAGTTTCTGTATTCCCCGGAGATCGGCTTCGTGCTGTCCTGCGTCAACAGCACCCTCAACCCCGTCATTTACTTCCTGGTGGGAAGCTACAGGGATCGGAAATTCAGGCTCACCCTCCGCCTGGCGTTCCAGAGGGCCTTCCAAGACTCGGCAGATGACAGAGATGAGCGGGAAACCCGGGACACGATAACCATGTCCTCCTAA
- the LOC138112114 gene encoding olfactory receptor 4S2-like, whose amino-acid sequence MENSSRVKEFILLGLSENQGVQKIYFGVFLLFYTLTVAGNLLIVLTVTSSQHLNSPMYFFLCHLSFVDVCYSSVTAPQMISGFLVENNTISFAGCIGQLFGFHFFGCTEIFILTAMAYDRYAAICRPLHYPALMSRRLCGCMVGGCWAGGFLHSTLQTLPTALLPFCGPNKVAHYFCDVRPLLHLACADTRAASLVAVANSGVISLSCFLILVASYMVILVSLRGQKPAGWHKALSTCGSHITMVILFFGPCTFVYIRPSGDLAEDRSVAVFYGLIAPMLNPLIYTLRNGEVKGAIRKLCRRKVGSGNGKE is encoded by the coding sequence ATGGAAAACTCCAGCAGGGTGAAGGAATTCATTCTCTTGGGCCTCTCAGAGAACCAAGGGgtgcagaaaatatattttggtgTGTTCCTGCTTTTCTACACGCTCACAGTGGCAGGAAATCTCCTCATAGTTCTCACTGTGACGAGCAGCCAGCACCTGAACTCCCCCATGTACTTCTTCCTCTGCCACCTGTCCTTTGTAGATGTTTGTTACTCCTctgtcacagctccccaaatGATCTCCGGCTTCCTGGTGGAAAATAACACCATCTCCTTTGCAGGCTGCATAGGGCAGCTCTTTGGGTTTCATTTCTTTGGCTGCACGGAGATTTTCATCCTGACGGCCATGGCCTACGACCGCTACGCGGCCATCTGCCGGCCCCTGCACTACCCCGCGCTCATGTCCCGCCGCCTGTGTGGCTGCATGGTGGGGGGCTGCTGGGCGGGGGGCTTCCTGCATTCcaccctccagacccttcccaccGCCCTGCTCCCTTTCTGTGGCCCCAACAAAGTGGCCCACTACTTCTGTGACGTCCGCCCCCTGCTCCACCTGGCCTGTGCCGACACGCGCGCCGCGAGCCTGGTCGCGGTGGCCAACAGCGGGGTCATATCCCTGAGCTGCTTCCTCATCCTGGTCGCGTCCTACATGGTCATCCTGGTCTCCCTGAGGGGCCAAAAGCCAGCAGGGTGGCACAAGGCCCTGTCCACGTGTGGGTCCCACATCACTATGGTGATCCTGTTCTTCGGGCCCTGCACGTTTGTTTACATCCGCCCGTCGGGTGACCTGGCCGAGGACAGGAGCGTGGCCGTGTTCTACGGGCTCATCGCACCCATGCtcaaccccctcatctacaccCTCCGGAACGGGGAGGTGAAGGGAGCCATTAGGAAACTGTGCAGGAGGAAAGTGGGAAGTGGAAATGGGAAGGAGTAG
- the LOC138111124 gene encoding olfactory receptor 5AR1-like yields the protein MQRVNLSTVSEFVFVGLSDAPEIHLLLFVLFLLIYLATMAGNITLLVAISTNSHLHSPMYFFLSNLSLLDLLCPTITVPKMLGALLLEHKEISFSGCLFQHFFLIAVVGTEIFLLTVMAYDRYVAVCHPLRYPSIVSTKLCAQLAVGTWAVGLLNSLLHTSLVFTLSFCGPNKIQQYYCDIPPVLALSCSPTRSRELVILVVAGVLGSSACVVTVVSYIYILLEILSRNSPGIWQKAFSTCGSHLTVVCLFYGTTICTYVRPSFTYSPPRDRVVSMLYGMLTPLLNPIIYSLRNKEVKCALRRVISRVRSALTREQNLAQSPQSAG from the coding sequence ATGCAGAGGGTCAACCTCTCAACGGTATCCGAATTTGTTTTCGTGGGCCTCTCTGATGCTCCTGAAATCCATTTGCTTCTCTTTGTGCTGTTTCTGCTCATTTATTTGGCCACCATGGCAGGCAACATCACGCTCCTCGTTGCCATTAGCACCAActcccacctgcacagccccatgtaCTTCTTCCTCAGCAACTTATCGCTGCTGGATCTCTTATGTCCCACCATCACCGTGCCCAAGATGCTGGGAGCCTTGCTGCTGGAGCACAaagagatttccttctctggctgCCTGTTCCAGCACTTTTTCCTCATTGCTGTGGTGGGCACGGAGATTTTCCTCCTGACTGTGATGgcctacgaccgctacgtggcCGTGTGCCACCCCCTGAGGTACCCGAGCATTGTGAGCACGAAGCTCTGCGCTCAGCTGGCCGTGGGCACCTGGGCAGTAGGTCTTTTGAACTCGCTGCTGCACACCTCTCTGGTTTTCACGCTCTCTTTTTGTGGTCCTAACAAAATCCAGCAGTATTACTGTGACATTCCTCCCGTGCTGGCCCTCTCCTGCTCACCTACCCGCAGCAGGGAGTTGGTGATCCTGGTGGTGGCTGGAGTGCTGGGGAGCAGCGCCTGCGTGGTCACTGTGGTCTCTTACATCTATATCCTCCTGGAAATCCTGTCCAGGAACTCCCCCGGGATCTGGCAAAAGGCTTTCTCCACCTGTGGTTCTCACTTGACCGTAGTCTGCCTTTTCTACGGAACCACCATCTGCACCTACGTCCGCCCTTCCTTCACCTATTCCCCGCCTCGGGACAGGGTCGTTTCCATGCTCTATGGAATGCTCACCCCGCTCCTAAATCCcatcatctacagcctgaggaacaaAGAGGTGAAATGTGCCCTCAGAAGAGTGATCAGCCGGGTGAGAAGTGCTTTAACGAGGGAACAAAACCTCGCCCAGTCTCCACAATCAGCTGGGTAG
- the LOC138111126 gene encoding olfactory receptor 4D5-like, which translates to MARGNFSRVTEFILLGLSDTQELQFLFFTLFLLAYTMVLLGNLLIIVTVRTDPKLSSPMYFLLCHLSFIDICYTSVTAPRVLVALLSGHKAIAFEGCMAQLFFLHFVGSSEMFLLTVMAFDRYTAICRPLQYTAIMARRACWALVAVCWAGGFIHSIIQTLLVLQLPFCGPNMIHSYFCDVLPVVQLACTNTALTEWLMASNSGLISLGCFLVLVVSYALILAKVRGHLSQGHWKALSTCASHLMVVTLLFVPCIFTYLRPAGTLPSNKYVCVIYTTFSPMMNPLIYTLRSNEVKESIWRLWKRCRAF; encoded by the coding sequence ATGGCACGGGGCAACTTCTCCCGGGTGACTGAATTCATCCTTCTGGGGCTCTCCGACACCCAGGAGCTGCAATTCCTCTTCTTCACCCTTTTCCTCCTGGCCTACACCATGGTCCTGCTGGGCAACCTCCTCATCATCGTGACAGTCAGGACTGACCCCAAGCTCTCCTCGCCCATGTACTTCCTCCTCTGCCACCTGTCCTTCATCGATATCTGCTACACCTCTGTCACTGCCCCCAGGGTGCTGGTGGCCCTGCTCTCGGGGCACAAGGCCATTGCCTTTGAGGGCTGCATGGCCCAGCTGTTTTTCCTGCACTTTGTGGGTTCCTCAGAGATGTTCCTCCTGACAGTGATGGCGTTCGACCGCTACACGGCCATCTGCAGGCCCCTGCAATACACGGCCATCATGGCCCGCAGGGCCTGCTGGGCCCTGGTAGCtgtctgctgggctgggggctttATCCACTCCATTATCCAGACTCTGCTCGTGCTCCAGCTGCCCTTCTGTGGCCCCAACATGATCCACAGCTACTTCTGTGACGTGCTGCCTGTCGTCCAACTGGCCTGCACCAACACCGCCCTCACCGAGTGGCTCATGGCCTCCAACAGTGGCCTCATATCCCTGGGCTGCTTCCTGGTGCTGGTGGTCTCCTATGCGCTCATCCTGGCCAAGGTGCGGGGCCACCTCTCCCAGGGGCACTGGAAGGCGTTGTCCACCTGTGCCTCCCACCTGATGGTTGTCACTCTGCTCTTTGTGCCCTGTATCTTCACCTACCTGCGGCCTGCTGGGACCTTGCCCTCCAACAAGTATGTCTGTGTCATCTACACGACCTTCTCGCCCATgatgaaccccctcatctacaccCTGAGGAGCAACGAGGTGAAGGAATCCATATGGAGACTGTGGAAGCGCTGTAGAGCCTTCTGA